The DNA sequence AAAAAGTTTTTGATTTTTTCAAAAATATTAAGCCGGTAGAAATAGTTGATTCCCTTAATACTGCTGTTAAAAATGGATTGAGTGAAGCTTCAGACGGTGATATTGTATTGCTATCACCGGCTTGTGCAAGTTTTGATATGTTTAAAAATTATGAAGATCGCGGATTTCAATTTAAATCAATTGTGAATAGTATAGAATGAAGAATTTAGCTAGAATACTTATTGGTATTGTATTGTTTCTAATCGTACTTGGAGCAATAGTAATTTTCTCCGCAAGAGGATATACATTTTTTATTTCTCATATAGGAAAAGTTGTTTTCGCAACTGCTGCTTTTGTTTTATTTGCTGTAATTCCTTACAAGAATTATAAAAATATTAGTAAATATATGCTTGTTGGAATTATTCTAGCTCTAGTTTACACACTTTTCTCACCGGCAGTAAAAGGTGCATCAAGATGGATGAATTTGGGTTTTATGAGCTTTCAACCTTCTGAGTTTGCTAAAATATTTTTACTTATTCATTTGGCAGTACTTATTGAAAAAAAAGGCGATACAATAAAAGATTTTAACAATGGCTTAAAGTATATGCTGCTTTGGATCGGGGCTGTATGTCTTTTAATTTTTGTTCAGCCGAATGTTAGTACAACAATTATTGTTGCTTCAACTTCTTTTGTATTACTTTATGTTGCCGGGGCAAAAGTTTTACATTTAGGCGGAATAATTGGCGGTGTTGGAATAATTGGCGGTGTTGGTGCAATGGCATTTCCGCATTCTAGAGGAAGAATTTTAAGTTTCATCCATAGCATTACCGAAGGTGGAAGTATAAATCTGCAAGTTCTGCAGTCAAAAATTGCACTAGGCAGTGGCGGACTTTTTGGATTGGGAATTGGAAAGAGCAGACAAAGTGATTTATTCCTTCCGGAACCCCATAATGATTTTGTGTTTTCAGTCGTTGGCGAGGAACTTGGTTTTTTTGGTGCGTTAGCAATTTTATTCGCTTATATGGCAATATTTTTTGTTGGACTTTTAATTGCAAAAAAAGCAAAAGATGATTTTGGTCAGCTTTTGGCTTTTGGCATTTCATTTACAATTGTAATGAGCGCATTCATTCATGTTGCTGTTGGGCTTGGACTTTTACCAACAACCGGTATAACATTACCGTTTATAAGTTTTGGCGGAACATCCATAATAATATTTTCAATCTCATTAGGGATACTAATTAATATTGCTTTAATATCTGATAAATTCAGAGAAACCAGACGGGCAAGAGCATGAGCAGTAAAAATTATAATTTTATTTTTGCTGCCGGCGGAACCGGTGGACACTTATATCCCGCGGTTGCTGTTGCTGAACAATTAAAATTACTGATGCCAAATTCTAATATTCTTTTTGTAGGGACAAAAAATAAAATTGAAGCAAAAGTTATTCCGCAGCTTGGTTACAAGTTTAAAACAATTTGGATAAGTGGATTTAGAAGAAATTTAACAATTAAGAATTTATTATTTCCAATAAAGTTGGTAATTGGTTCTGTTCAATCGTTCATAATTAATTTTAATTATAAACCTAAAGTTGCAATTGGTGCTGGAGCATATGTTTCAGGTCCAATTATAATAATGGCAAAATTATTTGGAGCTAAAGTTATCTTACTTGAACAAAATAGTTTTCCGGGTGTAACAAATAGAATGCTTGAAAAAAGAGCGGATCAAATACATTTAAGTTTTGAAGATTCAAAAAAATATTTTAAGTATCAAGAAAAATTAAAACTAAGCGGAAACCCAATACGTACAACGTTAAAACTATTTGGTAAAAAAAAATCTTTGCAACATTTCAAATTATCTGAAAATAAAAAAACTTTGCTTGTATTGGGCGGAAGTCTGGGTGCAGCATCAATAAATTTTGCAATAAAAGAAAATTTAAATTTTCTATCAAACAATAATGTCCAGATAATTTGGCAAACTGGTGAATTGTATTATGATGATTATAAATCTCTTACAAATGAAAATGTAAAAATATTTCCCTTTATAACAGAAATGGAAAAAGCATATTCCGCATGCGATTTAATAGTTGCCAGAGCAGGTGCAACAACAATTGCAGAAATTGCATATTTAGGATTACCAGTTTTATTTATTCCTTCTAAAAATGTTGCTGCAAATCATCAATATAAAAATGCTAAATCTTTATCTGATAATTATGCTGCATTGTTAATTGAAGATTCCGAATTGAATCTGAAATTAGGCAGTTTAATTTTAAAATCAATTACGGATGAAATTTTGCTAAATAAATTAAGCAAGAATATAAAAAGTTTTTCGAAACCTAATGCAGCAAAGGTAATTGCAGAAGAAGTAATAAAATTAGCTGAATTAAATAAAAATTAAGAGTGCGTGAATGTTAAAAAATATTATTAAAAAAATTCATTTTGTTGGAATTGGCGGAATAGGAATGAGCGGGTTAGCAGAAATTTTAGTTAATCAAGGATTTAAAGTTTCCGGATCTGATTTATCATTAACAGAAATTACCGAAAGATTGCAGTCAATTGGTGTGGAAATTTTTCAAGGGCATTCCAAAGAAAATATTAAGGATATCGATTTGGTAGTTTATTCATCGGCAGTTAATAAAGAAAATCCGGAAGTTAAAGAAGCAATTGACAGAAAAATTCCAACAATAAAAAGAGCGGAAATGCTTGCTGAAACAATGCGAATGAAAAACGGAATCGGCATTGCGGGAACTCATGGTAAGACAAGTACAACTTCAATGGTTGGATTGGTTTTAACAGAAGGCGGAATTGATCCAACAATTATTGTTGGCGGAAAATTAAGCAGTCTTGGTGGAACCAATGCCAGATTGGGAAACGGTGATTATATTGTTGTAGAAGCTGATGAATTTGATAGAACATTTCTTCAACTTACACCAAGCATTGCAGCTATTACAACTTTAGAGAAAGAACATTTAGATACTTATAAAGATTTGGATGATATCAAATCTGCATTTATACAATTTGCAAACAAAGTTCCTTTTTATGGTTTTGTTGTTTTGTGTTTAGATGAACCGGCACTGCAAGATATCATTCCCCATATTAACAAAACTATTATTACGTATGGCATTTCTCCGCAAGCAGATGTGAAAGCTGTTGATATTAGCTTTGATAAAAACCAAAGTAGCTATACAGTTATTTACAAAGGTGAGGAATTAGGAAAAATAAATTTAAATTTGCCGGGATTACACTACGTTAAAAATTCTCTTGTAGCAGTTACTATTGCAAAAGAAATGGGAATAAGTTTTGAAACTATAAAAAAAGCTCTCGGTGCTTTTTCCGGTGTTTATAGAAGATTTGAAAAAAAATATGATGAGAAAATTTTAGTAGTTGATGATTATGGTCATCATCCAACTGAAACAACCGCAACATTGTTGGGAATAAGAAGCGGATGGAAACGAAGAATAGTTGCAGTATTTCAGCCGCACCTTTATTCAAGAACGAGAGATTTTTACGCAGAATTTGGAAGATCATTTTTAAACTCAGATATTTTTATTTGTACAGATGTTTATCCGGCAAGAGAAAAACCAATTGATGGAATTTCTGGAAAATTAATTGCAGATGCCGCAAAAGATTTTGGTCATAAAAATGTTATTTACGAATCGGATAAAAATAACATACCAAAGTTACTTAACAGCATTGTAAAAAATGATGATATTGTTATTACTCTTGGTGCCGGCGATATTTGGAAATATGGTGAAAAGTTTATTGAAGAATATAAATTAAAACTAAAAGATGAAAACAATAATTAGAATAAAACATTCAATATTATTATTTCTGCTAATTTCAATTGTAGGATTACTTGCATTTTCATTAGAGAGCAGTGATTTAAACTCCATCAATAAATTAGAGATAGAAGGAGCAAATTACTTAACAATCAATCAATATCTTGAAATTGCTAATCTTACTAATTTTAAGAAAGATCCCAATATTAATATTACAGTTATTCAAGATCGTTTGGAAAAACATCCATATATAAATAATGCAGATGTATGGCAGGCTGAACGCGGTGTTATAAAAATTATTTTGTATGAAAAAAAATTGGAAGCTTTACTTTTAACAAATACCAAACAGTTTTTGATAACAAATAAAGCAGAAATAATTCCATTTTTTGCATCCACAAAAAACATTGATCTGCCTGTAATAGTTAATCTTAAAAATGCAAATAACATTTTAGCTTTTCGTAATGCCGGAAAGTTTGAGAATTTAATAAAAGCATTAAATATAATTTCTGCGTCTGAAATTTATGATGAAGAATTAAATAACAGAATTTCTGAAATAAATTTTAACGAAGGGAACGGAATTACACTGACAATTTCCGATTTAGAATTTCCAATTTATCTAGGAGATGACTCAGAAATAGAAAAGACAATTTATTTATCAAAAATCATAAAACACATTCGACGAAATAGATTATTTGAATATATGGATTATCTTGACTTAAGATTTACAGATTTAGTTTACTTGGGTTTTGATAATAAAATAGTTGCTACAGAGGAAACAATATGAAAAAAAATATTATTGCGGGATTGGACTTGGGAACAACAAAAGTCGGTGCTGTTATTGCTGAACAACTTGATAACAAAATTGATATTCTTGGTTTTGGAGTTGCACCATCGGATGGATTAAACAGAGGACTTGTTGCCAATATTGCAAAAACTGCAGAAGCAATAAAACAAGCTATGACTATTGCTGCAAACCGCGCAGATATTGATGTTAGAGCAGTAAACGTTGGTGTTGCAGGCGAACATATTACAAGTTTAAGACATAGAAATTATATTACAATAAATAACCAGGATAAAGAAATAACTCAAGCTGATATTGACAGACTGAAAGCAGATGTTAAAACTATCAGAATTCCGGCTGATCGACAAATACTTCATATAATTCCTGAAGAATTTTATATTGATCATCAAGGCGGAATTGAAAACCCAATTGGAATGTGCGGAAGCAGATTAGAAGCACTCAATCACGTTGTACTTGCTTCAATTCCCGCAATGCAAAACATAAAAAAATCTGTTGAACGAGCCGGATATACCGTTCAAGATTATATACTTCAACCAATTGCATCAAGCGTTTCTGTATTAGAAGAAAATGAAAAAGATCTTGGAGTTGCGCTTATCGATATTGGAGGAGGCACAACTGATATAGCGGTGTTCCATGAAAAAAGTATAAAATATACAAAAGTTATTGGCGTTGCCGGAAATCAGGTTACAAATGATATTAGAGAATCACTTGGAATTGTAACAGAAGAAGCCGAAAAGCTAAAAAAAGAACATGGCTATGCTTTAGAAGAAGCAATTATTAAAGATGAAGATATTTATATAAAGGGTGTTGGTGCGCGCGGAAATATTAAAATTCCGGTTTCACTTCTAACACAAATCATTCATGTAAGAATGAAAGAACTTTTTACTTTGATTGATAATGAATTGCGCCAAGCCGGATTTAAGAATAAAATAAAAGCTGGAATTGTATTGACCGGCGGCGGTTCATTATTAAGTGGTGTAACTGAATTAGCTGAATCTGTATTTGGATTACCAACAAGAATTGGTGTTCCCTTGGATTTAGGTGCTGGATTATCAAACGAAATTGAAAGTCCGGAATTTGCAACTGTTGCAGGTTTAATTAGAGGAATGCCCGGCACAACAAGTTCACAAGCAATGTTCACAATTAAAAATAAAACAAATGTAAAGGATTTAGGAATTTCCAAATTCTTTAAAAAAGTTCAAGAATTTTTTGACGAATTATAAATAAAAATACAACAAGGAGGAATCATGCCCAGTTTTGTAACACTCGATAAGGAAGATATGTTATCAGCCAAACTTAAAGTTGTTGGAGTTGGCGGCGGTGGCTGTAATGCTATTGAAAGTATGATGCAGCGCGGCTTAAAAGGAGTTGAGTATGTTGCTGTAAATACAGATGCTCAAGTTCTTAAAATGAGCAGTGCAAATCATAAAATTCAAATTGGTAACAATATTACAAGAGGGTTAGGCGCAGGAGCTGATCCTAATGTTGGCAGAAAAGCTATTGAAGAAGATAGAGAAAAAATTACAAAAATTCTTGAAGGCAGCGATATGGTTTTCGTTACTGCCGGAATGGGCGGTGGAACCGGAACAGGTGGTGCTCCTGTAGTTGCATCAATTGCAAAAAGTTTAGGTGCATTGGTAATTGGAATTGTTACAAAACCATTTAAGTGGGAAGGTAAACGCAGAATGCTCAATGCTGATGAGGGAATTCATGATTTACGAAGAAGTGTAGATAGTTTAATTGTTATTCCGAATGATAGATTATTAAGCATTTTAGATAAAACTGTTTCCGCAAGAACAGCATTTGAAAAACCAAATGAAGTTTTATACGAAGCCACAAGAGGAATTGCCGATATTATTACAATCCCCGGAATTATAAATGTTGACTTTGCTGATGTTAGATCGGTAATGAATTCGAGCGGTGAAGCTTTAATGGGTGCCGGAACTGCAAGCGGCGAAAATAGAGCAATTGAAGCAGCACAAAAAGCAATTTCATCACCTTTGTTAGATGGAATTAGTATTAAAGGTGCAAAAAACATTTTATTAAATGTCACAGGCTCCGATGATCTTACAATGCAGGAAATTGATGAAGGTAATAAAGTTATTTATGAAGCGGCAGGTGAAGAAGCTAATGTAATATTTGGCTGGGTTGCAAAAGATGAAATGAATGACAGCGTTTCATATACTGTAATTGCAACAGGATTTGGAGCAAGTGCTAAAAAGGAAAGTAAAATAATTAACGAGAAAAAAGAACAAGTCGAAGAAAAAGATAAAAAATTTGCGGGTTATACAGTTGAGAATTTTGAAATTCCAACTGCGTCTGAAGAATTAGATACACCAACAATATTTAGAGTGAAAGGAACCAACAGAATTCTATCTGAAGAAAATCTTGTACCAAGAAGCGGATTTAAAATTGATCAGTTGGATGCATTTGACGGAGTGAAAGTTGAAGATAATAAAGATGAAAAGAAAAACAGAGGTGGTTCATCATTTTTAAGAATGATGATGGACTAATATATTTTTCAAGTTTCAAATAATTAAAAAAAGGCTGTCGTTGATTTCATCCTTGTTGTGGTAATCTCGTCAATTACCATCCGAAATCAGTACAGCCTTTATTTTTTGCGAAATTATAAATAATTTAACAATTTTTAATTACGTCAAATTTCGGTAAATTTATCGCTTAAAAGAAATCAATTTTATGAAAAAAACGATTTTAATATATATTTTTGCAACAATCAGTTATTTTGCTCAGTCAGAATCTCAAGTCGGGTGGATTGCAAAATTTGGCGGAGCCGGAGGTTTTTCTCCAGTAATTTTATTCCCAAATTATGATGAAGTAAATCTTCAAATTTCAAAACTTGGAATGAATAATTTGAGCGGTCCTTTGTATGCTTGGGGCGGAAGCGGCTATGCTTATGTAATGATTATAGATAATTTGAGATTTGGTGGAATTGGATATAGCGGATTTCAAACAGAACAATCAAATGTTAATTCATTTGAAAATGAAGTTGAATATTCTTTAGGCGGCGGCGCAGCAACTATAGAATATACAATGCCTTTTGTAAAAAATATCGCTCTTTCTGTTGGGTTAATGATTGGCGGAGGCAGTTTGGAAATTGATATTTATCAAAATAGAAATGATAATAATTGGGATAATATTTGGGATTTGGCAGCTAATAATGTTGTTGATCAAAACAAAAATTATCAAATTTCAAATTCGTTTTTTCTGTTGGCTCCAACAATAAATGCAGATATTCCGGTTACAAGATTTTTAGCAGTTAGAGCTGGTTTAGGATATCAAATTGCAATCGGTGACAATTGGGAAATTGCAAATCAACAAAAAATAATTAACGTTCCTTCTGGATTAAACGGAAATAGTTTCTTTATTCAAACTGGAATATTTATAGGACTTTTTGCTTTCTAAAAAATTATGAAAAACTTGTTAGTTACCGGCGGTGCCGGATTTATTGGAAGTAATTATATCAATTCACTACTTGGTGAAAGAGATGATTTAAGGATTGTAAATATTGATAAACTTACTTACGCGGGAAATCTTGAAAATCTGCAAAAGGTAGAAAAAAATCCAAACTACACTTTTGTAAAAGGTGATATCGCAAATAAAGAATTGATTGATTATCTTTTTCAAAAATATAAATTTAATTACGTTATTAATTTTGCAGCTGAATCTCATGTAGATAGAAGTATTTTGGGATCGGAAATATTTTTTACGACAAATGTAATTGGTACAAATGTACTTTTAGAAGCAGCAAAAAGATATAATGTTGAAAAATTTCTTCAAATATCAACGGATGAAGTTTATGGAAGTTTGGGCGAAACTGGATTATTTACTGAGCAGACACCGCTTTCTCCTAATAGTCCTTATTCTTCAAGCAAAGCTTCTGCTGATATGATGGCACTTTCTTTTTATCATACCTATGGATTACCAGTTGTTATCACTAGATGTTCAAATAATTACGGACAGTTTCAATTTCCGGAAAAATTAATTCCTTTGATGATAATAAATGCTTTGAATAATAAAAAACTTCCGGTATATGGTGATGGCTTAAATGTTAGAGATTGGATTTATGTTATTGATCATAACAAAGCAATTACACTTGTTTTAGAAAATGGAAAAATAGGAGAAGTTTATAATATTGGCGCAAGTAGAGAAATGAAAAATATCGATATTGTAAAATTGATATTAAATAAATTGGGAAAGGATGAAACGCTTATTGAATATGTTAAAGATAGGCTTGGTCACGATAGAAGATACGCAATAGATTCAACAAAAATTCAAAGTGAATTAGGTTGGTCACCAAAATTTGACTTTGAAAATGCGATAGAAAATACAATAGATTGGTATATTGAAAATAAAAATTGGTGGGAAAAAATTATTTCAGGAAATTATAGAAATTACTATCAAACACAATATGGAACTAGATAAAAAATATGTATAGAAATTTAACTAAGATTTTATTCCTAATATTATTTGTAAATTCATTAGAAGCTCAAATTTCATTAAATGATGGTGGATCATCCAGTTCTAATTCAATTTTAACACTTCAGCAAATTTCTGTTACAATAGGTGGAGAGTTTATTGTTAATGGTACTTTCCCTGCATCCTCAACAGAAAGAGTAGATCATTTTTTATCAAGATTATATAACGAAGCTAAAGTTAGATCTATTTCTTCTGTAAGCGAAGTTTATCAAAAACAATTGTTAGAAGAAGAATTTGCTAAGTTTGCTTGGAGAGGTATTAAACTAATAAGGGTTAGTGGTGATGAAATATTCCTTGACTTAGCAAAATTTAGATTAACAGGGGATTTTAAATATAACCCTTATTTAAAAAATGATGATGTGATTGTTTTCCCGGCACTGGATCTAAGCAGAAACTTTATAGAAATTACTGGAGCAGTTAATAAAATTGAATTAGAAAATAAATTTGAACCATTTAGATTTCAATTTTTGGAAGGTGATAAATTATCTGATGCAATTCAATTTGCTCAGGGAATTAATCTTGCATATGAAAATGTAAAATTTGCTGAAATTTCAAGACTCAATTATAATGGTTTATCAGAAGAAATTATTTTAGTAAATATTTCGGATGATACGAATCTGCATGCTGGGGATAGAATAAGAATTTTAGCTGATGATACTCAAAAGAAAAATTTCAAAATTTTAATTGAAGGAGAAGTAAACCAACCAGGTTATGTTTACATTACTAAAGATAATACTACAATCAAGGAAATTATTGAAAAAGTAGGTGGCTTTAAATTAGGTGCAGATCTTGATAGAGCGGAATTAATACGTGGGGCAAATATTTATAACTCTCCAATTTTTTCCGAAAGGTTTGAAACTATTATGATGCAAAGAATGGCAAATATTGAAATTGAAGATTCACTATCATTTTTGGTTGACAATGAATTAAGATATTCCAGAGGAAACTTATCAATTGATTTCAAGAATATATTAGACAGTAATTCATTAGATAGTAAGTTTATTGTAAAAGACAGAGATTATATTTTTGTTCCAGAAAAAGTAAACTTAGTATATGTATTTGGACAAGTTGCAAGTCCAGGATATATTGAATTTGTTGATGGCAAAAACATTGATTATTATATTGAAAAAGCAGGCGGTATTGGTAAAACAGCCAAAGGAGAAATTTATTTAATTGAGGGTACTACCAGGTCTTGGATAGAAATTGATGAAGATGTATCGTATGACATAAAACCTGGGGATTATATTTGGTTACCTAAAGAACCTCACAGGAGTTTCAATTATTATCTGAATCAAATAGGAAGTATAGCCGGTATTGTTGGAGGTGTTGCAACAGTTATTGTATTGTTGTTACAACTTAAGAAATAAATTTAATTTTTGACAAATAAATAAGGCAATTAATCAATTATGAGTGAATCTAGAGGTTTAGATTTGTTGGATTATCTGGTGTTTATTTTAAAGTGGAAAAAGTTGTTGATATCATTAACAATTTTTACAATTATTTTTTCTTACGTAACAATTTATTTTCTAATAGATGAACAGTTTGAATCAACTTCTGTTGTTATAACTTCTGAAAATGAAAATACTAGTGGATTAGGTTCACTTATGAAGAGTTTTTCAAATCTCCCTATTGGAATACCTGGACTTAGTTCATCTGGTGCTGATACGGATCTTTTTACAACAATAATTTATAGTAGAACCAATTTGCTGAAAATAATTGATCGGTTTGATTTGTATAAAGCATATAAAGAAAAAACAATGGAAGAAACTATAAAGGTTTTAGCTGGAATAATAAATGCTGAGGAAACAAAAGAGGGTGCATATGAGATTAAAATTAGAGACAAGTCGCCACAAAAAGCTGCTGATATGGTTAATTATATTGTGAAACAACTTAATGAAACACTTATTGAATTAAACATTGCTAAGGCTAAAGATAATAGATTATTTATGGAAAAGAGATATGAAGAAATTAAGAGTAGTTTAAAAATTGCAGAAGATTCTTTAGTTATTTATCAGAAAAATAGCGGAATTTTATTAGCCGAAGATCAGTTACAAGCAAGTTTTGAAGCTTATACCAAACTTGAAGCAGAATTAGCTTCGAAACAAGTTGAATATAATATTTTAAAAAAACTATATGGCGAAAATTCCCCGCAAATTGAAGCAGCAAAAATTTCGCTTGAAGAATATCAAATTAAACTAAATAAAATAAAAAATGGAAAAGACGGTTCTAATTTAATACTGTCTTTAACAAACTTGCCACAAAAATCAATGACCTATCTTAGATTCTATCGAGATGTTGAGATATATAACGCAATGTTAGAATTTATTATTCCAGTATATGAACAATCCAGGTTTGATGAACAAAAAAATATACCTCTTTTGCAAGTTATAGACAAAGGTATTCCAGCCGAAAAAAAAGCCTTTCCTCAAAGAGCTTTATTATCAATTTTAATAACAGTTATAGTATTACTAATGGTGCTTTTCATTATTATCATTCGTGAATTATTAGATAAAACAACGAACGATAAGGTTTTATTGATTAAAAACGAGATTTTTAAATTTAAGAAGTACTAAATTTTGAGCACTCATTGGGAACAATAATCGAGAACAATCTAAGATTTTGGGAATTAGATTTTAAATGGAAATTATTTTTATTGAGTTTATTATCTGCAAGTTCTCTTATTTTTTTAATGCAAATAGGTAATGAGTTTCTAATTTTATTTTCAGTTTTAGGTTTAATCACATCTTTAGTTTTTATTTTTAACTTTAAAATTACTTTTGTGTTTTTGCTTGTTTTACTATTTACCCCGTTTCATTTTTTTAGTTTACATTTAATAATATATTTCACTTTTATTCTTTTTATTTCGCTCCTAATCACGCATGAGAAAATTGTATATTCCGAATTTAGAAATACTTATTTATCTGCAATTTTAATTTACGTCATTTTTTGTATTCCTTCTTTTCTTAATACAATTGATCCAATAATGAGTTTATTTAAAGCAAATAACTTAATTGCTATGATTCTAGTTATGACTTCCATACCAATAGTCCTAAAAAGAAGAACTGATCTCTATTTTATTCTTTATATATATCTTTTACTTACAGCTATTGATAGCATTTATGTTATAGTAAACGGGATAATAACCGGTGGGCGTGTTTTTGGATTTTCAGGAGTTTTTTACGTAGATCTAAGTGGAATTGGGGCATTAATTAGTATAATTCTATTTATTTATGAAAGACATATGAAGAAAATTATATTTGGTCTGCTTATGATTTTAATAACTACAGGACTTATATTTACTCAAACAAGAAATGCTTGGCTATCAACAGGTCTCTCATTATTTATAATAATACTTTTATTACTTATAAAGTCTGTTAAATTCTATGTGAAAAAATCTAAAATAATAAAAATATTAACAGTTATTATTGTAACAATTATAGGAATTTATTTTATATCAAGTCAGGCAAGCGCAGGAATAGAAGATAGAATTTCCTCAGAAGAATCATCCCAAGTAATTACAGATGATCCGGGTTCTGTTTCCAGTTCTTATGTTTCTAGGTTATTTATTTGGCATACTGCTTACAATGCCTTTGCTCAACACCCGTTTATTGGTATTGGTTTTTATTCATTTTCTTTTTCATCTCATTTATATTATACTATTCCCAAATCATTTTATAAGACATTTGTTATGGAGCGTACACCACATGTTACTTGGATTGCCGTTTTAACTGAAACTGGAATTGTCGGTTTAATTGGGTTTATCTTTTTAGTTTTTACAATTATTAAAATTGGTATAAAAGAGCTGAACTTGGTAAGTAAACCTGACGATGCTAAAATTACAGTTGTTATTATCGGCATACAACTTTATATACTAATTTCTATGTTTATGACTGATGCGTGGCTTTGGGGACAGCAGGTTGTTCTATGGGGAATAACTTTAGGAATGTCGGTATCAAATTACAATTTATTACTTGCCAACATGAAGCATGCTGAATGAACAGTGAAAGTAAAAATTCTATTTGGTTATCAATTCAATATATAGTCACACTAATTTCGTCTTTAATAATGCTTAAGTTGAATATAACTCATTTCGGTAGTGAAATATTCGGAATCTGGCTATTATTTGCATCAATTTGGGGAACAGGCTCTGCTATAGATTTTGGATTTGGGACTGCTATTATAAAATTTACCGCTCAATTAAAATCTGATGAGAGGAAATTAAACGGATTATTATCATCGAGCTTCTATTTATTTTTAACTTTGGGTATTATTTTATTAGTACTAATAAATTTAATAGGACATATTTTTATAATTTCGGAAGTAGTTCGGTCAGTAGGAAATAACAATTCTGAGCTTATCAATATTTTTACTTTATTAGGTTTTTCCTTTTTAATACAATACGTTTCAATTTTTCTAAAATCAATATTTGAAGGAATGAATGATTTTAAATTAGTAAGTAAAATAACTATTTTTCAATCTCTAACAACACTTTTATTTGTTACAATTATTTACATATTTAACTTATCAATAATTTGGCTTGCTATTGGTTATTTATCCACTTGGTTTATTATTTTATTAGTTTACATTTATTATCTTAAAAATATTCACAAAAGTATAAAAATTAAATTGTCATTTTTCGATTTAAACAATTTGAAAGGAATAGTTGGATTTAGTGTTTCAATACAATTCACTTCCATTTTTACAGCTCTGATAGATCCAGTAATAAAATTTTTAATAGGTAATTATTTAGGTACAAGCCATATTTCCTTTTATGAAATAGCAAGAAGATTTGCCCAAGCAATGTCTGGCTTATTTTTTAACACTTTTAGAATTATACTACCC is a window from the Ignavibacteriota bacterium genome containing:
- a CDS encoding FtsW/RodA/SpoVE family cell cycle protein, with the translated sequence MKNLARILIGIVLFLIVLGAIVIFSARGYTFFISHIGKVVFATAAFVLFAVIPYKNYKNISKYMLVGIILALVYTLFSPAVKGASRWMNLGFMSFQPSEFAKIFLLIHLAVLIEKKGDTIKDFNNGLKYMLLWIGAVCLLIFVQPNVSTTIIVASTSFVLLYVAGAKVLHLGGIIGGVGIIGGVGAMAFPHSRGRILSFIHSITEGGSINLQVLQSKIALGSGGLFGLGIGKSRQSDLFLPEPHNDFVFSVVGEELGFFGALAILFAYMAIFFVGLLIAKKAKDDFGQLLAFGISFTIVMSAFIHVAVGLGLLPTTGITLPFISFGGTSIIIFSISLGILINIALISDKFRETRRARA
- the murG gene encoding undecaprenyldiphospho-muramoylpentapeptide beta-N-acetylglucosaminyltransferase, which produces MSSKNYNFIFAAGGTGGHLYPAVAVAEQLKLLMPNSNILFVGTKNKIEAKVIPQLGYKFKTIWISGFRRNLTIKNLLFPIKLVIGSVQSFIINFNYKPKVAIGAGAYVSGPIIIMAKLFGAKVILLEQNSFPGVTNRMLEKRADQIHLSFEDSKKYFKYQEKLKLSGNPIRTTLKLFGKKKSLQHFKLSENKKTLLVLGGSLGAASINFAIKENLNFLSNNNVQIIWQTGELYYDDYKSLTNENVKIFPFITEMEKAYSACDLIVARAGATTIAEIAYLGLPVLFIPSKNVAANHQYKNAKSLSDNYAALLIEDSELNLKLGSLILKSITDEILLNKLSKNIKSFSKPNAAKVIAEEVIKLAELNKN
- a CDS encoding UDP-N-acetylmuramate--L-alanine ligase gives rise to the protein MLKNIIKKIHFVGIGGIGMSGLAEILVNQGFKVSGSDLSLTEITERLQSIGVEIFQGHSKENIKDIDLVVYSSAVNKENPEVKEAIDRKIPTIKRAEMLAETMRMKNGIGIAGTHGKTSTTSMVGLVLTEGGIDPTIIVGGKLSSLGGTNARLGNGDYIVVEADEFDRTFLQLTPSIAAITTLEKEHLDTYKDLDDIKSAFIQFANKVPFYGFVVLCLDEPALQDIIPHINKTIITYGISPQADVKAVDISFDKNQSSYTVIYKGEELGKINLNLPGLHYVKNSLVAVTIAKEMGISFETIKKALGAFSGVYRRFEKKYDEKILVVDDYGHHPTETTATLLGIRSGWKRRIVAVFQPHLYSRTRDFYAEFGRSFLNSDIFICTDVYPAREKPIDGISGKLIADAAKDFGHKNVIYESDKNNIPKLLNSIVKNDDIVITLGAGDIWKYGEKFIEEYKLKLKDENNN
- a CDS encoding cell division protein FtsQ/DivIB, with amino-acid sequence MKTIIRIKHSILLFLLISIVGLLAFSLESSDLNSINKLEIEGANYLTINQYLEIANLTNFKKDPNINITVIQDRLEKHPYINNADVWQAERGVIKIILYEKKLEALLLTNTKQFLITNKAEIIPFFASTKNIDLPVIVNLKNANNILAFRNAGKFENLIKALNIISASEIYDEELNNRISEINFNEGNGITLTISDLEFPIYLGDDSEIEKTIYLSKIIKHIRRNRLFEYMDYLDLRFTDLVYLGFDNKIVATEETI
- the ftsA gene encoding cell division protein FtsA, translating into MKKNIIAGLDLGTTKVGAVIAEQLDNKIDILGFGVAPSDGLNRGLVANIAKTAEAIKQAMTIAANRADIDVRAVNVGVAGEHITSLRHRNYITINNQDKEITQADIDRLKADVKTIRIPADRQILHIIPEEFYIDHQGGIENPIGMCGSRLEALNHVVLASIPAMQNIKKSVERAGYTVQDYILQPIASSVSVLEENEKDLGVALIDIGGGTTDIAVFHEKSIKYTKVIGVAGNQVTNDIRESLGIVTEEAEKLKKEHGYALEEAIIKDEDIYIKGVGARGNIKIPVSLLTQIIHVRMKELFTLIDNELRQAGFKNKIKAGIVLTGGGSLLSGVTELAESVFGLPTRIGVPLDLGAGLSNEIESPEFATVAGLIRGMPGTTSSQAMFTIKNKTNVKDLGISKFFKKVQEFFDEL